The genome window TTATTTGAAGGATGCTTCATTAATTCTGTCCAAAATAAGAAAGTTTGTGCTTTGCTTAATTGTTTTCCATTAATATTGATTAAACTGAGTAGTGGGAAGTATTCAGATTCATGGTATTTCTTTTGATCATTCATTATAGAACCTGAATAAATAAGAGCTAATTCCAAACTCGAATAAGAAGAATTTATAGGATAAGCATAAACACGTATCGATTTTATAATTTTATCCTTCTTTATGACAAGTAACAAATCTTCTGATTGATCTGTAATTTGTTCTTCATAATTATCTTTTAATGAAAGTAATTCTGCGTCATTAATTTTCTGCTCTAAAAATTGATGAAATTTTTTATCTAATTTACCTTCAAAAACGCCCTTTTTTCCATTAAAAGCTTCATTAGCACTAATAATAGTTCCATTTTTTTGAATAGCGATATTTATTATACTACAACTTCCATAACAACCACTTGTCGTATAGATAATTTGATCATAATCTAATGGAGTTTTGGTATTATTATCTCTTCTTCCAAGTGTATCAAGACTAGAATCATTATTATATTTGATAACCATTTCTTCTTTATTTATTGATAAAATTTTAAAAAATGGTTTTGGTCTATTGATAGAATCAAAATAATGAACTGTTGAATCTCTTACATAGAATTTGATTGAATTACCTAAAAATTTAGTAGGTATAAATT of Empedobacter falsenii contains these proteins:
- a CDS encoding DUF6438 domain-containing protein; the encoded protein is MKYIYFFILILSFNSCKNNSEADNKLLEQIQGVWSTKMVVLDPVIYKFDQDSIYNNKGYYDGIYETYGIREHKKFIPTKFLGNSIKFYVRDSTVHYFDSINRPKPFFKILSINKEEMVIKYNNDSSLDTLGRRDNNTKTPLDYDQIIYTTSGCYGSCSIINIAIQKNGTIISANEAFNGKKGVFEGKLDKKFHQFLEQKINDAELLSLKDNYEEQITDQSEDLLLVIKKDKIIKSIRVYAYPINSSYSSLELALIYSGSIMNDQKKYHESEYFPLLSLININGKQLSKAQTFLFWTELMKHPSNKISIKNQQTYKTEFYYYYFGEELGEINPCKLLTIKGNGQQFELTFENNQKHYYDLGYNFIQRYID